A genome region from Nicotiana tabacum cultivar K326 chromosome 13, ASM71507v2, whole genome shotgun sequence includes the following:
- the LOC142168325 gene encoding uncharacterized protein LOC142168325, with protein sequence MGIPDNLQNCYTSNSLLAYRTTFRTATQATPYSLVYGIKAVLPLEQQIPSLRITIQEGLTSEDNAQLRLAELEALDEKRLEAQQKLECYQARLARAFNKKVRPRSFQVGYLVLAVQRPIILNKRIGDKFTSKWDGPYVVKEAYSSGTYKIIDKDGLRVDPINEKFMKQYFP encoded by the coding sequence ATGGGCATACCGGACAACCTTCAGAACTGCTACACAAGTAACTCCTTACTGGCATACCGGACAACCTTTAGAACTGCTACACAAGCAACTCCTTACTCTTTGGTATATGGCATAAAAGCAGTCCTTCCGTTGGAGCAACAAATTCCATCATTGCGGATCACAATCCAAGAAGGACTCACGTCCGAAGACAATGCTCAACTTCGCCTAGCAGAGTTAGAGGCAttggatgagaaaagattggaagCGCAACAAAAATTGGAGTGCTATCAAGCTCGACTagctagagccttcaacaagaaagtgcggccacGATCATTCCAAGTGGGATACTTAGTCCTAGCTGTTCAACGGCCCATAATCCTCAACAAACGCATAGGCGACAAGTTTACCTCAAAATGGGATGGACCATATGTTGTGAAGGAAGCCTATTCAAGTGGCACATATAAAATTATTGATAAGGATGGTCTCAGAGTTGATCCGATCAACGAAAAATTTATGAAGCAGTACTTCCCATGA
- the LOC107823739 gene encoding ACT domain-containing protein ACR12-like has translation MAIAKAFFTSLRSAFSDPDYGVNSSPSVVFHAFSSSGVTTSRRRKYTVYCTVDGVDSMSLSPALKAEQESGYVPLPIVHLIQDPECDATTVEISFGDRLGLLIDTMKALRDLGLDVVKGIVTTEDSVKKTKFLITRLDTGRKVEDPDLLERIRLTIINNLIKYHPESSEQLAMGEAFGIKAPEKKPDVDIATHIHVKDDGPKRSILHVETADRSGLLVEVVKIMADISIDVESAEIDTEGLVAKDKFYVSYRGAALTSSLSQVLVNCLRYFLRRPETDEESY, from the exons ATGGCTATCGCCAAAGCTTTCTTCACTTCACTTCGATCGGCGTTCTCCGATCCCGATTATGGCGTCAACTCTTCTCCCTCCGTCGTTTTTCACGCATTTTCCAGTTCCGGTGTTACCACTTCTCGCCGGAGAAA GTATACTGTTTATTGTACTGTAGATGGAGTTGATTCAATGAGTTTGTCACCAGCATTA AAAGCCGAGCAGGAGTCTGGGTATGTTCCTTTGCCAATTGTTCATTTAATTCAGGATCCTGAATGCGATGCAACCACTGTGGAAATTAGCTTCGGTGATCGGCTAGGTCTTCTCATTGACACG ATGAAGGCACTCAGAGACTTAGGCTTGGATGTTGTGAAAGGAATTGTTACCACCGAGGATTCAGTGAAAAAGACAAAATTTCTTATTACACGATT GGATACCGGGCGCAAAGTTGAAGATCCTGATTTACTGGAGAGGATTCGTTTGACCATAATCAACAACCTTATCAAGTACCATCCA GAGTCTAGCGAGCAGCTTGCTATGGGTGAGGCTTTTGGGATAAAAGCACCAGAAAAGAAG CCTGATGTTGATATCGCGACTCATATACATGTCAAGGATGATGGACCTAAAAGGAG TATACTGCATGTTGAAACTGCTGATCGATCTGGTTTGCTGGTGGAAGTCGTCAAAATAATGGCTGACATTAGCATTGATGTTGAATCAGCAGAGATTGATACAGAA GGTCTAGTTGCGAAGGACAAGTTCTATGTCAGTTACAGAGGGGCAGCATTAACTAGTTCTTTGTCTCAG GTGCTTGTAAACTGCCTGCGTTACTTCCTTAGGAGGCCTGAGACAGATGAAGAAAGTTACTAG